A genomic stretch from Gemmatimonadota bacterium includes:
- a CDS encoding phytanoyl-CoA dioxygenase family protein, which translates to MNEIEQYEFDRQGYITIKNMLTDAEVQSLRKAVDKLEEHALSNVDLPPRKHSAWGADYHINKEKGYHVQGSCAEGKTLIIEDFWNADSTFDLLVNHEKTLPYVQSVIRGRYTINNSEIRIRYKNNTSRSHGGTRPENQKYRYTSSDRIDCMMVRMIYFIHDVTNEQGAFCVVPGTHKSTLPCPYDNDPDVEPGMIGLEAKAGDAIFFTEHLRHGGLTNRSDQVRKTIHVGYGPYWMMSQNIATMDEPQHITSHTLARYTKEQRNLFRPWPEK; encoded by the coding sequence ATGAACGAAATCGAACAATACGAATTTGACCGTCAGGGATATATCACAATCAAAAACATGCTCACGGATGCAGAAGTGCAATCCCTGCGCAAAGCCGTTGACAAATTGGAAGAACACGCCCTATCCAATGTCGATCTCCCGCCTCGAAAACACAGTGCTTGGGGGGCTGATTACCATATCAATAAAGAAAAAGGCTACCACGTTCAGGGATCATGTGCCGAGGGAAAAACCCTGATCATCGAAGACTTTTGGAATGCAGATTCAACATTTGATCTCCTGGTAAACCACGAAAAAACATTGCCATACGTACAATCCGTCATCCGCGGCCGCTACACCATCAACAATTCAGAGATCCGCATTCGGTACAAAAACAATACATCGCGCAGCCACGGCGGCACGAGACCGGAAAATCAAAAATACCGCTATACCAGCAGTGATCGCATCGATTGCATGATGGTGCGCATGATTTACTTTATACACGATGTCACCAATGAACAGGGCGCGTTTTGCGTCGTCCCGGGCACACACAAAAGCACCCTGCCATGCCCTTATGACAACGATCCAGATGTAGAACCGGGCATGATCGGATTGGAAGCCAAAGCGGGCGATGCGATCTTTTTTACAGAACACTTGCGGCACGGTGGCTTGACCAATCGCTCAGATCAAGTCCGCAAAACCATCCACGTAGGCTATGGCCCCTACTGGATGATGTCGCAAAATATCGCAACCATGGATGAACCCCAGCATATCACATCGCATACACTGGCGCGATATACAAAAGAACAGCGCAATTTGTTTCGACCGTGGCCTGAAAAATAG